The Acidobacteriota bacterium genome contains the following window.
GCAGAATCGGCCTGCCTCTCGAGCCAGGATCCAACAACATTCGCCTCTCAAGAAAGCGTTGCTGCATCTCCGAGGAAAACCTTCCCATCAGCGGAAGTTCTTCTTCGAGTATCTGGCGGTAGACCGGAGCGAGTGCATCCTCGCCCTGTGCAGGCGAAAGTCCCGGCTTCAACCTACCAATGATTGCGAGCCAAAAGTCCTTGTGGTCATTCAGCCCGTCCCAGTTCGGCGTCATCTGGGCTTTCATTGTTATGGGAATAAAAAGGTCAGGCGTTTGGCCGACCTGCACTCCGTCGAAACCGGAGCGCGCCACTCCGACGACAGTCATCAATGTTCCGTTTACGATAAGCGTCTTGTTGAGAATACCCGGGTTGGCTCCAAAGTGGCGGGTCCAGTAGCCGTGACTCAGGACGATGACCTGACCTTCGCCGGCAACGCGATCATCGTCCTGGGTGAATACGCGCCCAAGCGCAGGGCGAACCCCCAGAACGTCGAAATAGTTTCCTGATACCAGCTCGCCGTTGGCGCGTTCCGTCTGGCCTTCGCCCGCAACGCTCAGAGAAACCGCGAATCGCGCCAGCAGCCCCGCGAAGACGTTGTTTTTATCCCGCAGCTCTTTGTACAGCGGATATGAGAGTGAGGCGGCCCCATCGCCATCGCTCGACACTCGTCCCTGTTTTGGTCCGGGTGAGCGAAGCACAACCAACTCTTCCGGTTTCTCGACCGGCAAAAGCCGCAAGAGTATTTGATCGGCCAACGAGAATATCGCCGTGTTAGCGCCCAACCCGAGCGCCAGCGTCACAACGGACACGATCGTGAAGCCTGGATTCTTAAGCATCACTCGCAGCCCATAGCGAAGATCTTGCAAGAAATTGTGCATAGCCTCTCCCGGTTTTAATCGTGTCAGTCAAATCGGTTTGGCAAACCGTAGAAGCGCTCGCGATTCACTTTCGTTAGTGAGAGCCGAAACGCCCAGGTTGCACCAAAAACCGTATGCCTTCACTACCAAACGCCGTGCCACCCCGCCAGCAAAAAAGGGCCGCTCGGAACTCGACATGACAAAGTCCTTCCTGATGGTCTTGCTCCAGCCGTGTGCGATTATGGGATGGACATTCTCAAAATCAAAAAGCTCCCCTTCCCGTCGGCGGCCCACGGCCCCCAAACCAGCAGGTTCGCTCTGCGATTGAATTTCCTACTGAGCGTAGCTCGATCTAAGCTTGACGCCCCAGCGTCCGTTTTCTTTTGTCAGGATGTACAGCGATTCATATGTGCCGATTTTGCTCCCGTCGGCGCGATATCGCGTGAACTTCGTATCGACGTGAACCTTATCCCGAGACGCATGAATGATGCGCCGGCGATCCCACTTGCTGTGGTGCCAATCGCTGCCTGCTGAGGCCCAGACCCGCGCCGCATCCTGCATCCCGGGCCGCTCCAGTACTGTCATCTTGCCGCTGGCAAGACGATAGTGTGGGAAACTAAAGGTGCCCTCCCAGCCAGCGAGATCCTTTCGATTCCACGCGCTCATATAATCGTCCAGTACCTTTGTGACTTCAGCTTCGATCTGATGATCTGGACGATTCGTTTCATTCTGATGAGCGTAACCGGCTCCGGTCATCAGCCCGATGATTAGCGAGATGCTCATGATGGTTTTCATTCGGTGACCTCTCTTGAACGTGTGTGCGCTGGATTATGTCTCTTGGTGTTAGTTGTCGAATCTTCACAGGATTCTGTGTGTACCTGAGGTTCACTCTTCGAACATCAAGCTGATATCCCGAAAGCTCACGATTCCCTCGCCGAAAGTGAACGTTCCGTGATCTCGCATTTCTTCAGCAGCTCTCAGAAACGCGCCAAGCGCGACTCGAGAGAGCACGCTGCCGACGCTGATGCGCCTCACTCCGATCTCCGAGAGCTCGGCGAGACTTAGTTGAAAGCCTGCGAGTCCCATCAACACATTCACCGGGCGATCGACGGAACTGACTACCGCGGCGATATCTTCCTTGCTCGCAAGTCCCGGCGCATAGAGAACATCCGCACCCGCCTCCTGATATGCCTGAAGCCGCTTGATCGTGTCGTTCAGATCGCGCCTTCCGAACAGGTAGTTTTCTGCGCGTCCCGTTAACGTGAAAGGAAACGGAAGAGCGCGGGCGGCCTCCGCGGCGGCGCGGACGCGGTCAGCCGCCCGTTCCAGCTCATAGATAGGAACATCCCGGCGCGTCGTGGAATCTTCGATCGATCCGCCGACAAGCCCCGCCGCAGCGCCAAGCCTGATGGTTTCCGCGGCCGTTTCGGGATCATCCCCAAAGCCGTTCTCGAGGTCAGCGCTCACTGGCAGATCCGTTGCCGCGGCGATATCGCGCACGTGAGCAATCATTTTGTCGCGGCCGACGGTGTTGTCCCGCTGCCCGATGGAGAACGCGTAACCGGCACTGGTGGTCGCCAGGGCCTCAAAGCCCAGATGCGCAAGGAGCCGCGCCGTGCCAATATCCCACGGATTCGGAATGATGAACGCGCTGTCCCGTTCGTGAAGCGCGCGAAAATTGATTCCTTTTTCTTCTTGAGTTCGCATGATTTCTTCCTTCGAGCGACCGTCTCAGGAGAGCGCCGCCAAATGCTGCTCGATCCAATCCGTCAGTTCCGCTCGCGACAGTTCGCCGCCCGCGACTTTCATAAACACGGTTTCCTGTTCATCAATTTCGGCCTCGACCTCGAGGCCGTTTATTACGAGAAATACTTCCATTGCCGCGTGACCAATACGTTTGTTGCCGTCGTTGAATGGATGATTCTGAACCAATGAGTGAGCAAGCGCCCCGGCTTTCGCGGCCGGAGTTCGATACAGATCGACGCCATCGAAGGTCATCATCGGCTGTGCTACAGCAGATTCAAGGGCGTTCAGATCACGCAGGCCAGCGGCCCCGCCAGATTGAGAAATGACGAGGCGATGCAAATCCATCACCTGCTCGAGTGTCAGGTAGCGCATCAGGCAAGACGCCGATAGAGTTCGGCATTTTTGTTTAGAACATAGCTGGCTGCAGCAACAAAATCCTGGTCAAGTCGCACCAACATCTCCTCGACGCTGATCTGCGCAAGAGACTCCGGCGTAATACCTAACTTCTCGGCTGCCTCCTGGAGCTTGG
Protein-coding sequences here:
- a CDS encoding isocitrate lyase/phosphoenolpyruvate mutase family protein, producing MRTQEEKGINFRALHERDSAFIIPNPWDIGTARLLAHLGFEALATTSAGYAFSIGQRDNTVGRDKMIAHVRDIAAATDLPVSADLENGFGDDPETAAETIRLGAAAGLVGGSIEDSTTRRDVPIYELERAADRVRAAAEAARALPFPFTLTGRAENYLFGRRDLNDTIKRLQAYQEAGADVLYAPGLASKEDIAAVVSSVDRPVNVLMGLAGFQLSLAELSEIGVRRISVGSVLSRVALGAFLRAAEEMRDHGTFTFGEGIVSFRDISLMFEE
- a CDS encoding type II toxin-antitoxin system death-on-curing family toxin yields the protein MRYLTLEQVMDLHRLVISQSGGAAGLRDLNALESAVAQPMMTFDGVDLYRTPAAKAGALAHSLVQNHPFNDGNKRIGHAAMEVFLVINGLEVEAEIDEQETVFMKVAGGELSRAELTDWIEQHLAALS
- a CDS encoding DNA-binding protein, whose translation is MHTLEVELPDQTASKLQEAAEKLGITPESLAQISVEEMLVRLDQDFVAAASYVLNKNAELYRRLA